From Halorubrum salinarum, the proteins below share one genomic window:
- a CDS encoding alpha-amylase family glycosyl hydrolase, with product MHEPGPPRTTSVGEPVELAPRSPDPDGSYRWTVRDAPADSDLSPGDGPDPTATGPPSSATTVDPDGEGESATGTDGPTAVLRAGETGRDDDPVVHLAPDAPGTYILALDAPDGTHRQRVRAFPDERREAEIRVPADDLGVEDGAVDRVSLLWPHNENRLALDRAARDGDEWVASVRVPPGRHGFGFVPDGDRSAAYHGECEVPGPGRPRLSLDASVVEADDPAASDRLRLTAAVEPAPAVDGVERGGDPDALDATFLVDDRDADPETVAAIESRADGRTLSVPLDDLPGSVRIHAVPHGERYGAAETVRIEREGAESGGDGPVAVRDPNPAPEWAESPTIYEVFVRSFAGDTLPTTFAEIERRVEYLDHLGVDALWLTPVLASPTEHGYHVTDYYDTAADLGSREAFESLVEACHDVGIRVIFDLVINHTSRDHPAFQLHSAGIDAYADHYRRTDAAADVTGIDWAELGDGDAPDYYFEWGRIPNLNYDSPAVREWLLDVVDEWAGVVDGFRADVAWGVPHGFWKEVADRVPDDTLLLDETLPHDPFYGEGEFHRHYDTSLYETLRAVGAGDEPADAVETALARGEWLGFDDPAAQMRYVENHDEDRYLAEHGREALRAAAAVTFTLPGAPMIYAGQERGNETYRGPIRWHDGDNDLTDFHRELAALRDAEPLLRRGGVSFDGRAADARVVDGDAERVVAYERTPPTGAGVGDAAASGDADPLLVVVNFAAEPATVAVPGPVEADLFGDGSTVEGDGEGEVRVAVDAVAVLR from the coding sequence GTGCACGAACCCGGCCCCCCGCGAACGACGAGCGTCGGCGAGCCAGTCGAGCTGGCGCCGCGGTCGCCCGACCCCGACGGCAGCTACCGCTGGACCGTCCGCGACGCGCCCGCCGACAGCGACCTCTCCCCCGGCGACGGCCCCGACCCGACAGCGACCGGCCCGCCGAGTTCGGCGACGACGGTCGACCCCGACGGCGAAGGGGAGTCCGCGACCGGGACCGACGGGCCGACGGCGGTGCTGCGGGCCGGCGAGACGGGCCGCGACGACGACCCGGTCGTCCACCTCGCGCCCGACGCCCCCGGCACCTACATCCTCGCGCTCGACGCGCCCGACGGGACCCACCGGCAGCGCGTCCGCGCCTTCCCCGACGAGCGCCGCGAGGCGGAGATCCGCGTCCCGGCCGACGACCTGGGCGTCGAGGACGGCGCGGTCGACCGCGTCTCCCTGCTGTGGCCGCACAACGAGAACCGGCTCGCGCTCGACCGCGCCGCGCGCGACGGCGACGAGTGGGTCGCCTCGGTCCGCGTCCCGCCGGGGCGACACGGGTTCGGCTTCGTCCCGGACGGCGACCGCTCGGCGGCGTACCACGGGGAGTGCGAGGTGCCCGGTCCCGGTCGGCCGCGGCTCTCGCTCGACGCGTCGGTCGTCGAGGCCGACGACCCGGCGGCGAGCGACCGGCTCCGCCTGACCGCCGCGGTCGAGCCCGCGCCCGCGGTCGACGGCGTCGAGCGCGGCGGCGACCCGGACGCGCTCGACGCGACGTTCCTCGTCGACGACCGCGACGCCGACCCCGAGACGGTCGCGGCGATCGAGTCGCGCGCGGACGGGCGGACGCTCTCGGTCCCGCTCGACGACCTCCCGGGTTCGGTCCGGATCCACGCGGTCCCGCACGGCGAGCGGTACGGGGCCGCGGAGACGGTTCGGATCGAGCGGGAGGGCGCGGAGTCCGGCGGCGACGGACCGGTCGCGGTGCGCGACCCGAACCCGGCGCCGGAGTGGGCCGAATCGCCGACGATCTACGAGGTCTTCGTCCGCTCGTTCGCGGGCGACACGCTCCCGACGACGTTCGCGGAGATCGAGCGCCGAGTCGAGTACCTCGACCACCTCGGCGTCGACGCGCTGTGGCTCACCCCCGTCCTCGCGTCGCCGACCGAGCACGGCTACCACGTCACCGACTACTACGACACCGCCGCGGACCTCGGCTCCCGCGAGGCGTTCGAGTCCCTGGTCGAGGCGTGCCACGACGTCGGGATCCGCGTGATCTTCGACCTCGTGATCAACCACACCTCCCGCGACCACCCCGCGTTCCAGCTCCACTCGGCCGGCATCGACGCGTACGCCGACCACTACCGCCGGACCGACGCGGCCGCCGACGTGACCGGGATCGACTGGGCAGAACTCGGCGACGGGGACGCCCCGGACTACTACTTCGAGTGGGGCCGCATCCCGAACCTCAACTACGACAGCCCGGCGGTCCGCGAGTGGCTGCTCGACGTGGTCGACGAGTGGGCCGGCGTCGTCGACGGCTTCCGCGCGGACGTGGCGTGGGGGGTCCCGCACGGCTTCTGGAAGGAGGTCGCCGACCGCGTCCCCGACGACACCCTCCTGCTCGACGAGACGCTCCCGCACGACCCGTTCTACGGCGAGGGGGAGTTCCACCGCCACTACGACACGTCGCTGTACGAGACGCTCCGCGCCGTCGGCGCGGGCGACGAGCCGGCGGACGCGGTCGAGACCGCCCTCGCCCGCGGCGAGTGGCTCGGCTTCGACGACCCCGCCGCGCAGATGCGCTACGTCGAGAACCACGACGAGGACCGGTACCTCGCGGAGCACGGCCGCGAGGCGCTCCGCGCGGCCGCGGCCGTGACGTTCACGCTGCCCGGCGCGCCGATGATCTACGCGGGCCAGGAGCGGGGCAACGAGACGTACCGCGGCCCGATCCGGTGGCACGACGGCGACAACGACCTCACCGACTTCCACCGCGAACTGGCCGCGCTGCGCGACGCCGAACCGCTCCTGCGCCGCGGCGGGGTGTCGTTCGACGGCCGTGCGGCCGACGCCCGCGTCGTCGACGGCGACGCCGAGCGCGTGGTCGCCTACGAGCGGACGCCGCCGACGGGCGCGGGAGTCGGTGACGCCGCAGCGAGCGGCGACGCCGACCCCCTGCTCGTCGTCGTCAACTTCGCCGCGGAGCCGGCGACCGTCGCCGTCCCCGGACCGGTCGAGGCGGACCTGTTCGGCGACGGGAGTACGGTCGAGGGCGACGGCGAA
- the hisF gene encoding imidazole glycerol phosphate synthase subunit HisF yields MGLTKRIIPCIDVDLDDDGDAAVYTGVNFENLEYTGDPVELAKKYNEAGADEFVFLDITASAEGRETMLDVVNAVADECFIPLTVGGGIRTKADIKETLRAGADKVSITTGALERPELIEEGAAAFGSQCIVISVDARRRYDDEGDHFYEDEDGETVWFECTKKGGREGTGIDAVSWAKEAEERGAGELFVNSIDKDGTKDGYDVPLMKAVGEAVSTPLIASSGCGGPEDMYEVFTEANADAGLAASIFHFGDYSIEETKAYLDERGVPVRR; encoded by the coding sequence ATGGGACTCACGAAGCGCATCATCCCCTGTATCGACGTCGACCTCGACGACGACGGCGACGCCGCGGTGTACACCGGCGTCAACTTCGAGAACCTGGAGTACACGGGCGACCCCGTCGAGCTGGCGAAGAAGTACAACGAGGCGGGCGCCGACGAGTTCGTCTTCCTCGACATCACCGCCAGCGCCGAGGGGCGGGAGACGATGCTGGACGTGGTGAACGCGGTCGCCGACGAGTGTTTCATCCCCCTGACGGTCGGCGGCGGCATCCGCACCAAGGCCGACATCAAGGAGACGCTCCGCGCCGGCGCGGACAAGGTGTCGATCACGACCGGCGCCTTAGAACGCCCCGAGCTCATCGAGGAGGGCGCGGCCGCGTTCGGCAGCCAGTGCATCGTCATCTCCGTCGACGCCCGCCGCCGGTACGACGACGAGGGCGACCACTTCTACGAGGACGAGGACGGCGAGACGGTGTGGTTCGAGTGTACGAAGAAGGGCGGCCGCGAGGGCACCGGCATCGACGCCGTCTCGTGGGCGAAGGAGGCGGAGGAGCGCGGCGCGGGCGAGCTGTTCGTCAACTCCATCGACAAGGACGGCACGAAGGACGGCTACGACGTGCCTCTGATGAAAGCGGTCGGCGAGGCCGTCTCCACCCCGCTCATCGCCTCCTCCGGCTGCGGGGGCCCCGAGGACATGTACGAGGTGTTCACGGAGGCGAACGCCGACGCCGGGCTCGCGGCCTCCATCTTCCACTTCGGCGACTACTCCATCGAGGAGACGAAGGCGTACCTCGACGAGCGCGGCGTGCCGGTGCGGCGCTGA
- a CDS encoding glycoside hydrolase family 15 protein codes for MQLRDALDDYKRHAGDGTRFPGERRTVSGRFSGGNGRLVHVGDDGELRDFGYPLTGRTGLVRSRIGLAVGDEVAWLDEAETSQRYVGDTALVETVHETPRATVTRHDLTLGDAHLTRASVEFADGDVDPADASLVVYARFAPDGRDDRVGQLRYDDAVEVYHADEHDFLASATGFADLRGQLPATFPELLDDDPTELPRDRDGDRYEEERLSGEVIADVPFDDGVATVATLLTDRAETDREAARERLDDLFADLDGVDALAEAAADALPSVPDSAPARESVVADLRVLSLLSAPSGLRIAGPDFDPYYEHSGGYGYTWFRDDAEISGFLLGAADAVGLDLDDWHARSARMYVDTQRPDGSWPHRVWPRNGALAPGWANARIEDGPDVDYQADQTGSVVAYLARARAAGVDVDGLDATLVAALAGLDRTLEPDGRPVVCQNAWEDSAGRFAHTAATFLEAYSELARHGEGLSVDALDDPDAVPGAASLPDDLAAHARDRAREVYAALDDLWVPERGCYAVRETLDGGIDDRLDSATLALAAAHRSFDALGAADGEGGAVDEERLDRLVSHVETVVDGLSHETDDIAGLIRYEGDGWRRADQLSEKVWTVSTAWGANACAELAALLAAHDDPRAAEMTARARDLLAHVSPGGSLCEPTTYLPEQFFDDGTPDSATPLGWPHAIRLATVALLDDELPQFADRAAADDD; via the coding sequence ATGCAGCTCCGCGACGCCCTCGACGACTACAAGCGCCACGCCGGCGACGGGACGCGCTTCCCCGGCGAGCGGCGCACCGTCTCCGGCCGGTTCTCGGGCGGAAACGGCCGGCTCGTCCACGTCGGCGACGACGGCGAACTCCGCGACTTCGGCTACCCGCTCACCGGCCGGACCGGGCTCGTCCGGTCCCGGATCGGCCTCGCCGTCGGCGACGAGGTGGCCTGGCTCGACGAGGCCGAGACGAGCCAGCGGTACGTCGGCGACACCGCGCTGGTCGAGACGGTCCACGAGACGCCGCGCGCGACGGTGACCCGCCACGACCTCACGCTCGGCGACGCGCACCTCACCCGGGCGTCGGTCGAGTTCGCGGACGGCGACGTCGACCCGGCGGACGCCTCGCTCGTCGTCTACGCCCGCTTCGCGCCCGACGGCCGCGACGACCGCGTCGGCCAGCTCCGCTACGACGACGCCGTCGAGGTGTACCACGCCGACGAGCACGACTTCCTCGCGAGCGCGACCGGCTTCGCCGACCTCCGGGGCCAGCTCCCGGCGACGTTCCCCGAACTGCTCGACGACGACCCAACCGAGCTCCCGCGCGACCGCGACGGCGACCGCTACGAGGAGGAGCGCCTCTCCGGCGAGGTCATCGCCGACGTGCCGTTCGACGACGGGGTCGCGACCGTCGCCACGCTCCTGACCGACCGCGCCGAGACCGACCGCGAGGCGGCCCGCGAGCGCCTCGACGACCTCTTCGCCGACCTCGACGGCGTCGACGCGCTCGCCGAGGCGGCCGCCGACGCGCTCCCGTCGGTGCCGGATTCGGCGCCCGCCCGCGAGTCGGTCGTCGCGGACTTACGCGTCCTCTCGCTGCTCTCCGCGCCGTCCGGGCTCCGGATCGCGGGGCCGGACTTCGACCCCTACTACGAGCACTCCGGCGGCTACGGCTACACGTGGTTCCGCGACGACGCGGAGATATCCGGGTTCCTGCTCGGCGCCGCCGACGCGGTCGGCCTCGACCTCGACGACTGGCACGCCCGCTCCGCCCGCATGTACGTCGACACGCAGCGCCCGGACGGCTCCTGGCCCCACCGGGTGTGGCCGCGGAACGGCGCGCTCGCGCCCGGCTGGGCGAACGCCCGCATCGAGGACGGCCCGGACGTGGACTACCAGGCCGACCAGACCGGCAGCGTCGTCGCGTACCTCGCCCGAGCGCGGGCGGCGGGCGTCGACGTGGACGGTCTCGACGCCACGCTGGTCGCCGCGCTCGCGGGCCTCGACCGGACGCTCGAACCCGACGGCCGCCCCGTCGTCTGTCAGAACGCGTGGGAGGACTCGGCCGGCCGGTTCGCGCATACCGCCGCGACGTTCCTGGAGGCGTACAGCGAGCTCGCGCGGCACGGCGAGGGGCTCAGCGTCGACGCGCTCGACGACCCCGACGCTGTGCCCGGCGCCGCGTCGCTGCCGGACGACCTCGCCGCGCACGCCCGCGATCGGGCCCGCGAGGTGTACGCGGCGCTCGACGACCTGTGGGTGCCCGAGCGCGGCTGCTACGCCGTCCGCGAGACGCTCGACGGCGGCATCGACGACCGGCTCGACTCCGCGACGCTGGCGCTCGCGGCCGCGCACCGCTCGTTCGACGCGCTCGGCGCGGCGGACGGCGAGGGCGGCGCGGTCGACGAGGAGCGCCTCGACCGACTGGTCTCGCACGTGGAGACCGTCGTCGACGGCCTCTCTCACGAGACCGACGACATCGCCGGCCTGATCCGCTACGAGGGCGACGGCTGGCGCCGGGCGGACCAGCTCTCGGAGAAGGTGTGGACCGTCTCGACCGCGTGGGGCGCGAACGCCTGCGCGGAGCTCGCGGCCCTGCTCGCGGCGCACGACGATCCGCGCGCCGCCGAGATGACGGCCCGGGCCCGCGACCTGCTCGCGCACGTCTCGCCGGGCGGCTCGCTGTGCGAGCCGACGACGTACCTCCCCGAGCAGTTCTTCGACGACGGGACGCCCGACAGCGCGACCCCGCTCGGCTGGCCGCACGCGATCCGGCTGGCGACGGTCGCGCTGCTCGACGACGAACTGCCGCAGTTCGCCGACCGCGCCGCCGCGGACGACGACTGA
- a CDS encoding DUF7511 domain-containing protein: MSTSTSSARVRDGSPELVCKRTDGDGGGEVTFFERDVDPDERTTRWITVRESDCVPRDEWR; this comes from the coding sequence ATGTCCACGTCCACGTCATCCGCGCGTGTTCGCGACGGGTCGCCCGAACTCGTCTGTAAACGGACGGACGGCGACGGCGGCGGCGAGGTGACGTTCTTCGAGCGGGACGTCGACCCGGACGAGCGGACCACCCGGTGGATCACGGTCCGCGAGTCCGACTGCGTGCCCCGCGACGAGTGGCGATAA